One genomic region from Candidatus Bathyarchaeia archaeon encodes:
- a CDS encoding 50S ribosomal protein L18e produces the protein MKRIKATNPELIETIRFLKKQSRENKAKIWKSIAELLAKSRRKRIAVNISRLNRYTNKNETVVVPGKVLGAGEIDHPITVAAFSFSQKAKEKISKARGKCLSIIELVKKNPKGSNVKIIG, from the coding sequence TTGAAGAGGATTAAGGCAACAAATCCAGAGCTTATTGAAACTATTCGCTTTTTGAAAAAGCAGAGCAGAGAAAATAAGGCGAAAATCTGGAAGAGCATAGCTGAGCTCTTGGCAAAATCCAGAAGAAAGCGTATAGCCGTAAACATTAGCCGCTTAAACAGATACACGAATAAAAACGAAACAGTGGTTGTTCCCGGCAAAGTGCTGGGCGCCGGCGAAATAGACCATCCAATAACAGTTGCAGCCTTCTCATTTTCACAGAAAGCAAAGGAAAAAATAAGTAAAGCGCGGGGAAAATGCCTATCCATAATTGAGCTTGTCAAGAAAAATCCTAAGGGTTCAAACGTTAAGATTATAGGGTGA
- the rplM gene encoding 50S ribosomal protein L13 has product MQLESDYKVINADGLILGRMASVIAKRLLKGEKIAVVNAEKAIISGKKKSKVKEAKEFLEVGHPGKGPMHPRRPDRILRRTVRGMLPYKQPKGKQAYKRLRVFIGIPDELKNREMETIEEAQAKKLTCPYFTLGELAKEIGWSGE; this is encoded by the coding sequence ATGCAGCTAGAAAGCGATTATAAAGTCATTAATGCTGATGGGCTTATCCTTGGGAGAATGGCAAGCGTAATTGCCAAACGCCTACTGAAGGGCGAAAAAATAGCCGTTGTAAATGCGGAAAAAGCCATAATATCTGGAAAAAAGAAAAGCAAAGTCAAAGAGGCAAAAGAGTTTCTTGAGGTTGGACACCCTGGGAAAGGACCAATGCATCCTAGGAGACCAGACAGAATCCTCAGAAGAACTGTTAGAGGCATGCTTCCATATAAGCAGCCGAAGGGCAAGCAAGCCTACAAAAGGCTTAGAGTTTTCATAGGCATTCCGGATGAATTGAAAAACAGAGAGATGGAAACCATAGAGGAAGCACAAGCCAAAAAGCTAACATGCCCATACTTTACACTAGGTGAACTTGCAAAGGAAATAGGTTGGAGTGGTGAATAA
- a CDS encoding 30S ribosomal protein S9 — MPAKKVLVVSGKRKTAVARAVVKPGIGRIRINMTPLEIYQPEVARQKIMEPLIQAGDEVWKQLDIDIKVSGGGYMGQAEAARMAIANALLKWTKSTQLRTAFIEYDRTMVVGDPRRKEPKKFGGPGARARDQKSYR, encoded by the coding sequence ATGCCAGCGAAAAAAGTTCTCGTGGTCAGCGGAAAGAGGAAAACTGCTGTGGCACGCGCTGTTGTCAAGCCTGGCATAGGGAGAATAAGAATCAACATGACACCACTGGAGATTTATCAGCCTGAAGTTGCCCGCCAAAAAATAATGGAGCCACTCATACAAGCCGGCGACGAGGTTTGGAAACAGCTAGATATAGACATTAAGGTTTCAGGAGGGGGTTACATGGGACAGGCGGAGGCAGCTAGAATGGCGATTGCAAACGCCCTACTAAAATGGACCAAGAGCACACAGTTGCGCACAGCATTCATTGAATATGATAGAACAATGGTTGTGGGCGATCCTAGAAGGAAAGAGCCTAAAAAGTTTGGCGGTCCCGGTGCAAGGGCAAGGGATCAGAAAAGCTATAGATGA